TCGACTCGCCCTTCGATCAGAGCCCAGGGGAGCGCCAGCGCCGTCTGGCGGAGCGCCACCTGCCCCCGGACACGGTGGAACCCCTCTTCGCCGCCCATGATGTGGGGGATCTGGCCCTGGTACGGGAGGCCTTGCAGAGCTCGGGCCGCCTCCGGGTGGTCCAGTGCGCCCCCGCGGTGCGGGTGGCCATCGCCGAGGAGTTCGGCATGCCCCTGGGCAGCCTGACCCCGGGCCGCCTCGCCAGCGCCCTGCGGAGCCTGGGCTTCCATCGGGTCTATGACACCAACTTCGCCGCTGATGTGACCGTGATGGAGGAGGGCCACGAGCTCCTGCAGCGGGCCCGCTCCGGCGGCGTCCTGCCCATGTTCACCTCCTGCTGCCCCGCCTGGGTGCGCCACCTGGAGCTGAATCATCCGGACCTGCTGCCCCACCTCTCCAGCTGCAAGTCCCCCCAGCAGATGGGGGGCGCCCTGATCAAGACCTGGGGGGCCCAACTGGAAGGCCTGGCGCCCGAAGCCCTCTTCAGCGTGGCGGTGATGCCCTGCACCGCCAAGCGCGGCGAGGCGGCCCGCCCGGGCATGGAGGCGAGTGGCGTACGGGATGTGGACGCCGTGCTCAGCACCCGGGAGCTGGCCTGCCTGCTCAAGGAGGCCGGAATCGACTTCATGACGCTCCCCGAGGGCTCCTTTGACGAGGCCCTGGGCCGCTATTCCGGTGCGGGCACCCTCTTCGGCTTCAGCGGGGGCGTCATGGAAGCGGCCCTGCGCACCGCCAGCACCCTGCCCGAGGCCGCGGGTCTCGAGCTCAGGACCGCTGTGGCGGCGGGCCTGGCCGAGGCCGAGGCCCTGCTGGCCAAGCTGCGGGTGGGCCAGGCGGACTTCGACTTCCTGGAGGTGATGGCCTGCCCGGGGGGCTGTGTCTCCGGCGGTGGTCAGCCCAAGCTCCTGCTCCCGGGCCAGGTCGGGAAGGCCTGGGCCGAGAGGGCGCGGAACCTGCGCCGCCACGATACCGAGCGCCCCGAGCGGCGCAGCCACGAGAACCCGGCCATCCAGGCCCTTTACACCGACTTCCTGGGGAGGCCCCTGGGCGAGCGCTCCCATCACTTGCTCCATACCCACTACGGAAGGGCCTGCTCCCGCCAGGGAGAGGCGGAGGTACCGAAATGAATCAGTTTGTCGTTGCCGATCACCGGAAGTGCATCGGCTGTCGCACCTGCGAGGTGGCCTGTACCCTGGCCCACGGGCCCGCATTGGCCGAGCTCAGCGAGGGCAACTTCGCCCCACGCCTGCAGGTGGTGCGGACCGCCCGGGTCACGGTGCCCATCCAGTGCCGCCAGTGCGAGGACGCCCCCTGCCTCAAGGCCTGCGGTGTGAGTGCACTGCTCCGGCGGAACGGCCTCATCGAGCCGGTGGCCGGACGCTGCATCGGGTGCAAGGCCTGCCTCATGGCCTGTCCCTACGGGGCCATCGACCTGGTGTTCGAGCCCGGCAGGGCGGGGAACGGCGCAGTGGAGCCCCTCAAGTGCGACCTCTGCCACCAGTCGGGGGCGGGCCCAGCCTGCGTGCGGGTCTGCCCCACCGATGCCCTCGGGCTGGTCCAGGAGGCGGATCTGGTCCGGCAGACCCGCGAGAAGCGGCAGCGGGCGGCCGGAGCCGCGGTTCACAAGTCGGAAACGAGGTAGACCAGCATGACGCACAAGGTATCCACCGTCTGTCCCTACTGCGGGAGCGGCTGCAAGCTCTGGCTCCATGTCGACCAGGGCGAGATCATCAAGGCCGAGCCCGCCGATGGGCGCAACAACGAAGGCGAGCTCTGCCTGAAGGGCTATTACGGCTGGGACTTCCTCAGGGACAACAAGCTCCTGACCAAACGCCTCAGCAAGCCCCTGATGCGGCGCACCCGGGAGGAACCCCTCCAGGAGACCACCTGGGAGGAGGCCATCCGCTTCGCCGCCGACCGCCTGGCCGCCATCAAGCTCAAGCACGGCCCGGATGCCATCATGGCCACCGGCTCGGCCCGGGGCCCGGGCAACGAGGCCAACTACGCCATGCAGAAGTTCGTGCGGGCCGTCCTGGGTACCAACAACATCGACCACTGTGCCCGGGTCTGTCATGGCTCCTCCGTCGCCGGGCTGCAGAGCACCCTCGGCAACGGGGCCATGTCCAACTCCATCCCGGAGATCGAGAACAGCAAGTGCATCCTGATCTTCGGCTACAACCCCGCCGACTCCCACCCCATCGTGGCGAGACGCATCCTCAAGGCCCAGGCCAAGGGGGCCCGGGTCATCGTGGTGGACCCCCGGCAGACGGAGCAGGCCCGCACCGCCGATCTCTGGCTGCGACTCAACAACGGCGCCAACATGGCCCTGGTGAACGCCTTCGGCCATGTCCTGCTGGAGGAGCATCTCCACGACCCGAGCTATGTCAGCCAGTTCACGGAAGGCTTCGAGGCCTATCGCCAAGGAGTGGCCGCCTACGCCCCAGAGGCGGTGGAGCAGATCACCGGCCTCCCCGGAACCCAGGTGCGCGAGGCCATGCGCATCTATGCGTCCGCTGGCGATGCCGTCATCCTCTGGGGCATGGGGGTGACCCAGTTCGGTCAGGCCGTCGATGTGGTCAAGGGCCTCTCCTCCCTGGCTCTCCTGACCGGCAACCTGGGGCGCCCCAACGTGGGGGTGGGACCGGTGCGGGGCCAGAACAATGTGCAGGGGACCTGTGACCTGGGCACCCTGCCGGACATGTATCCGGGCTACCAGCCCGTCACCGACAACCAGGTGCGGGCCAAGTTCGAAGCGGCCTGGGGCGTGGAGCTCTCCCCCAGGCCGGGCTATCGCCTGACGGAGGTGCCCCACCTGGTCAAGGAAGGCAAGCTGAAGGCCTACTACATCTTCGGCGAGGATCCGGTGCAGAGCGATCCGGATGCCGCCGGGGTCCGGGCCGCCCTGGACGCCATGGACTTCGTGATCGTCCAGGACATCTTCATGAACAAGACGGCGCTGCATGCCGATGTGATCTTCCCGGCCACCGCCTGGGGTGAGCACGAAGGGGTCTACTCCGCCGCCGACCGGGGCTTCCAGAAGTTCAACAAGGCTGTGGAACCCAAGGGGGATGTCAAGCCGGACTGGGAGATCATCGGGCTGCTGAGCAGCGCCATGGGCTATCCCATGGCCTACACCAGCGCCGAGGAGATCTGGGAGGAGATGCGCCACCTCTGCCCGCTCTATGCCGGGGTCACCTACCAGCGCCTGGAGGAGCTGGGCACCATCCAATGGCCCTGCCCTGACGAACAGCACCCCGGCACCCCCTATCTCTACGGGGGCAACCGCTTCAACACGCCCAGCGGCAAGGGGCTGCTCTTCGCGGCAGCGTGGCGGGCCCCGGGTGAGCTGCCGGATGCCGAGTACCCCCTGGTGCTCTGCACCGTGCGCGAGGTCGGCCACTACTCGGTGCGCACCATGACCGGCAACTGCAAGGCCCTGAAGACCCTGGCGGACGAACCCGGCTTCGTGCGGATCAGTCCGGTGGAACATGCGGCCCTGGGGGTGCAGGATGGGGACCTGGTCTGGGTGGCCTCCCGCCGCGGCAAGGTACTCAGCCGGATCCAGGTCAGCGAGCGGATCAACGAGGGCTCGATCTACATGACCTACCACTGGTGGATCGGCTCCTGCAATGAGCTGACCCACGACCACCTCGATCCCATCTCCCGCACGCCCGAGTTCAAGTACTGCGCCGCCAGGATCGAGGCCATCCCCGACCAGGCCTGGGCCGAGACTTACCTGGAGCGGGAGTATCTGGCCCTGCGCCAGCGGATGGGGTGTGTGGGGGCCTAGGATTCGGCGGCGTGACACTGCAGCTTGAGCGACCTCCGGGCGCATGGAACTTTGAAAGCAGGAGCCACGGATGGGCACGGATCTCCACGGATAAAAGCCATGGATCCACCCAGTGCAGGGTGTCTGGGGCCGCCCCGCTGCGCGGGGGCGGTCGGCAAGCCGACCGCGTTCAGAGGGGGAGGGGCAGCCAGGGGCACGTTGGCGTGCCCTGGTCTGACCCTCCCCCTCTGAACCAGCCCCAGGCAACCCCGGTGGGTCGCTGACTATCCGTGTCCATCTGTGCCCATCCGTGGTCCGAAAGGCTTTCCTGCACCGGACCCCTTCCACCGCACTGCCCTGGAAGGACAAGACCTCGCAGGGGGACTCCTCCCGGTCAGCCCGACCGTGCTTCTCGCATCCTCGCAGGATTGGGGGATAATGGCCTGTTCCACGTGGAACACCTTGGTGAGCGGGGTTTCCTTGGGTCTGTTCGGCAATCTCTTCGACAAGTTCAAGCAGGGCCTTCAGCGGACACAGGAGCTGGTGCTGGCCCCCATGCAGAAGCTCCTGGGCCTCCGGCGCCTGGACGAGGACCAGCTCCTGGAGCTGGAAGACCTCCTCCTCCAGGCCGACCTCGGCATCCATGCCGTGGAGCGGCTCATGGAGCGGCTGCGCTTCGAGATGAAGCGCAACGCCGAGATCGACCCCAAGGCCGTGCTCAAGGACGAGCTCCTCAAGATCATCCAGCACATCCCTGCCCGCCCCTTCCAGGCCTCCTCCACCCAGGTGGTACTGCTGGTGGGTGTCAACGGTGTGGGCAAGACCACCACCCTGGGCAAGCTGGCCGCCCACCTCAAGGGCCGGGGCGAAGAGGTCCTGGTGGTGGCGGGCGACACCTTCCGCGCCGCGGCCATCGACCAGCTGGAACTCTGGGGCCAGCGGGCCGGTGTGCCCGTGATCCGCAACCAGATGGGGGGCGACCCGGCGGCCATCGCCTTCGACGGGGCCACCTCCGCCAAGGCCAAGGGAACGCCCTGGGTCCTCGTCGACACGGCGGGCCGCCTCCACACCAAGGACCACCTCATGCGCGAGCTGGACAAGATCCACCGCAGTCTTCAGAAGGTGCTCCCCGACGCCCCCCACCGGGTCCTCCTGGTGCTGGATGCCACCACCGGCCAGAACGGATTGGTTCAGGCCGAGGCCTTCAAGGCCGCCGCCGGGGTGACGGACCTGGTGCTCACCAAGCTGGACGGCAGCGCCAAGGGCGGCGTGGTGATCCCCATCCTGGAGCGCCTGAAGCTCCCCATCGCCTTCGTGGGCGTGGGGGAGGGCGTGGACGACCTCATCCCTTTCGATCCGGAGGCCTTCGTCGATGGACTCCTCAGTGCCTGAGCTGAGCCCGGCCTGGGCCTGGCAGCTCGCCACCGGCGGGCCCTGGCCGGACCCCAACGCCCTGAGGGGCGACGAGCGGCTGATGAGCTTGGCCATCCAGGAGGGCCTGAAGGGGGTCGGCCTTTCGAGCCCCAACCCCCCTGTGGGCTGCGTCATCGCTAGGGATGGGAGGGTCATCGGACGGGGGGTGCATGTCCAGGCAGGCACTCCCCACGGCGAGATCATGGCCCTGCGGGATGCCGCCAGCCGGGGCAACGAAGTGAAGGGCGCCACGGCCTATGTGACCCTGGAACCCTGCTGCCACTACGGCCGGACCCCGCCCTGCACTGAGGCTCTGCTGGCCGCGGGCATCGCCCGGGTCGTGGTGGGGACCCGGGATCCCAACCCCAGGGTGGACGGCGGGGGCATGGCCCTGCTCCGCTCCCGGGGTATCGAAGTCACCGAGGCCGTCCTGGGGGAGGCCTGCTCGCACTTCCATGCCCCCTTCTTCAAGCTCATCCGCACCGGCCTGCCCTGGGTCGTCCTCAAGCTGGCGGTGGGCTCCGATGGCTCCACCGGCCCCGATGGAGAGCGCACCGAGATCACCTCGCCGGAGATCCAGGGCTTGGCCCACGCCCTGCGCCGGGCCTGCGAGGCCATCGTGGTGGGCAGCGGCACCGTGGCGGTGGATGACCCCTCCCTGACGGACCGCTGGCCCGAGGCCACCCTGCCCCACCGACGCTTCCTGCGGGTGGTGCTGGACACCCACGGGCACCTGGCGGCGGCATGCCGGGTCTGGCAACCCGTCGAGGGCCAGCCTGCCCTGCGGGCCACGGTGGGTTCCCGCTCGCCCATCCCGGGGGTGGAGGATCTGCAGCTGCCGCCGGGGCCCAGGGGCTGCAGTCTGCGGCACCTCCTTCACGAGCTGGCGGCGCGGGGGGTGGGGCGGGTGCTCCTGGAGGGGGGACCGACCCTGGCCAAGCGGGCCATGGTGGAGGGCCTGGTGGACGAGTTCCACCGCTTCCGCTCCGAGCGCCCCGCCGGGGGACCACCCGTCCTGGGCCGCGAGGCCGACCACTTCATCCGGGTCACCTCCACCCCCTTCCCCGGTGGCAGCTGGGATGTCCTCCTCCCAGGCGTCTGCTGAGGGACCTCGCGCCGAGGGGAGAGAGGCGGAAACGCCAAGAGCTGAACAGCCTTGTAGCCACGGATGCGCACAGATAAACACGGATGGGGCCCGAACCACCCTGGGTGACCGGGACGCCCCGCCTGGGACAGGTTCAGGGAGGGGTTCGGCCCGTGGACGCGCCAGCGCGTCTCTGGGCCACCCCCCTACCTGAACGCGGACGGTTCCCGTCCGCCCCCGCGCAGCGGGGCGTCCAGGCGTGGCAGCCCGGCCACCCGAGCCGAACCCCTCGATCTTTTATCCGCGTTCATCTGCGTTCGGTGGACGATCTGCTTTTCATCCCCGTGCCTCCCCGGCCTACTTCAGGACCAGGAGCAGGGCCATGAGCACCACGAGGGCGGCGAAGATCTTCTTGAGATGACGCCCGTGGAGGCGATTGGCCACCTTGGCCCCCAGAAGGGCCCCGCAGGTGAAGCCCAAGGCCACCCCGATGAGGATCACCCAGGGGAAGTGCCCCTGGCTGAGGGCGTAGACCCAGACCGCCGGGAGACCGACGGGGAAGAGCATCATGGTCAGACTGGCCAACTGGGCCTGATGCTGGGGCAGCTTCAGGAAACCCACCATCAGGGGCACCATGATGATCCCACCGCCGATGCCCAGCAGACCTGAAGAGATCCCACCGATGAAGCCGATGCCGAGGCCGGGCAGGGCCGCCTCGGACCAGGCCAGAGCGGTGCTGCGCTCCTGGCCCTGCTTCCCCTTCACCCCCAGCCAGGTCCGCACCGCCACCACCAGGAGGAAGACCACGAAGATCCAGCGCATCTCCCGGGAAGGCAGGTGGTTGGCCAGCCGGGCCCCCAGCCAGCCCCCCACCAGGAAGGCGGCAATGAGGAAGCCGATGATGCGCCAGTGGATAGGTACCCCGCTGCGGCGGTACTGCAGCACCGCCGGGAGCCCAAGGGGCGGCAGGGTGGCCGCCAGGGCGACCCCCTGCGCGGCCTGCTGGTGCAGGCCCAGCACCAAGCCCATCAGGGGCACCAGCACGATCCCGCCGCCGATGCCGAAGAGCCCTGAGAGCACGCCACCGCTGAAGCCGGCCCCGAGACCTCCGAAAAAGGGGAAGAGACTGTGAAGCATGGAAACCCCCGGCGGCCCTGGGCCGCACCCAGCTCTGATCCTAACCGCTGACAGGCACGGGGAGGGGAGGCACCCGGGTCGGGGATGAAAAGCGGAAAAGCCTTTGAGCCACAGATGCGCACAGATATCCACGGATGGGTCGCGACCCACCCGGAGTGTCCGGGACTGGTTCAGGGCGGGAGGGTCAGACCAGGACACGCCTGCGTGTCCCTGGCTGCCCCTTCCTCCCTGAACGCGGACGGCCTGCCGTCCGCCCCCGCGCAGCGGGGCGTCCCGGACACCCCGAGCCGCACCCATCCCTCATCTGTGGCTATTCCCTCATGGGCTTGTGGGTCCACACCTGCTCCGGGCCATCCATGTTCCAATGGAAGGGACAGGCGACCTTATGCAGATTTCCTTTTCCGATGATGTGATCCTCGACAGCCGGCGGGCGGTGTTCCTCCCGAAGGACGGGACCCTTGTCCTCGCGGACCTCTTCCTCGGGCTGGGGGCCGCCCGCCGCAAGCGCCCGGACCTCTTCCCCGACTCCCAGCACGCCGACATCTGGGAACGCCTCCTGGGCCTCCTGGATGAGTACCAGCCCCGGCGGGTGGCCGTCCTGGGGGACATCAAGCCCAACCAGGGTCATGTGGAGGACGATGAAGCCGAGGAGTTGAAGCTGCTCTTCCGCAAGCTCAAGGGACGGAACCGCCAGGTGGTCCAGGTCGTGGGCCACCCTGAGCGCTCCTCCGGCCCGGTCATGGAGAGGCTGGGCATCGAGCCCGTGGAACTCTTCCGGGCCGGCTCCCACACCCTGATGCACCGTCGCCGCATCTTCGTCTACCCGCGCCATGAGCCAGCCAACAGCTTCTGGATCAATGGCGGTCTCCACCCCCTCTTCGCCGTCCCCGTGTCCGGGCCCGATGGCGGGGAGGAGTACATCCGCTACCCGGCCTTCCTCTACACCGGCTTCGCCCTGGTGATTCCGCCCTTCGTCTCCTACGCCCAGGGCTGGGAGGTCATGCAGCCCGAGCGCCTGCCCCGCCAGGCCCGGGCCTGGCGGGTCCTGGGGGGCCATGAGATGGTGCCCCTCTCCCTGCCCGACCTGCCGCCCGTGCCTGAAGGACTGGAGAGCGTGGCGAGGCCCACGGGGAAATCCCGCAGCAAGCGGGACTGAGGGCACTGGACGCCCTCCCGATCTGAAGCGCTCAGATGGTGGTCTTGGCCTTCTGGACCTTGCCCGGTTTGATGACCAGACGGATGATCTTGCCCCCCCGGACCACATCAAAGCTCCGCTCCGATTCGCTGGAGTCCTGCTCCATCATGGACCAGAGCTGGCCCACGGAGCTCACGGCCTGGCCCTGGTAGCCGACGATCACATCCCCCAGTTCGACCTTGCCGTCCTGAAGGACCTTGAGGGGGCGCAGACCGGCCCGGGCCGCGGGTCCACCCTCCTCCACATCGCTGATCACCACGCCCCGGTTGACCCCCAGGTTCTTGGCCACCTGGGTGCTGGCGGCCTCGAAGCCCAGGTGGGGACGGTCCAGCACCCCCTTGCGGATGAGGGTGGGCACCACCTGACGCAGGATGTCGGCAGGGATGGCGAAGCCGATGCCCACGGAAGCGCCGGTGGCGGGGGCAATGGCCGTGTTCATGCCCACGAGGCGTCCCCCGCTGTCCAGAAGGGGCCCGCCCGAGTTGCCGGGGTTGATGGCGGCATCGGTCTGGATCACCTCGGAGATGGTGGTGTCGAAAAGGGTGATCAGCTGCCGACCCAGGGCCGAGACGATCCCCTGGGTGAGGGTGTGGTCCAGTCCGAAGGGGTTGCCGATGGCCATGACATCCTGCCCCACCACCAGATCCCCGGAACTGCCGATGGGCAGCGGCTTCATGTCCTTGAGGGGGGCGAAGACCTGGAGCACCGCCACATCGTAGGCCGTGCTGATCCCGATGACCTGGCAGCGGTAGGTTTTGCCGTCCGCCAGGGTAACCACCAGGTCCGCCGGGGCACTGAGATGCCCGCTCTGGTCCTGGACCATGATGACGTGCAGGTTGGTGACCACATGCCCAGCCTCGTCCCAGACGAAGCCGGTGCCGGACCCGGCGGGAACCAGGCTCAGGTTGCGGGTCTTCACGTCCCGCACCAGGGCGGCGCTGGCAATGAAGACCACGGACTTCCGGGCGGACCTGAAGACCCCGACCCGCTGGCGCTCGGCCTGGGTCAGGGGGCGTTTGGGCGCCAGGGGACGGGGACCCGAGATCTTGCGATTGGCCTCGACCACCAGCTCCTCGGGGCTCTTTTTGGCAGGCTTGGCCTCCGCCGAGCCCAGGGCCGGAGCGAGGATTGCCGCTGTCAGGGCGCAGGTGATCCAGGTCTTCATGATGCCATGATCCCACACCCGGGCTTCAGCGCAGGAAGAACAGCCTGGGCTACTCGGCCTCCAGCTTGGAAAAGAGCCTCCCGGCCAGGAGTGCACCCACCAGGGGAGCCAGCCAGAAGAGCCACAGCTGCCGGAGGGCCCAGCCCCCCACGAAGAGAGCAGGACCGGTGCTGCGGGCGGGATTCACACTGGTGTTGGTGACGGGGATGCTGATGAGGTGAATCAGGGTCAGGCAGAGACCGATGGCAATGGGAGCCAGGCCCTGGGGAGCTCTCTTGGAGGTGGATCCAAGGATCACAAGGAGGAAGAAGAAGGTCATCACGATCTCGGTGACGAGAGCGGAGCCCAGGCCGTATTGACCCGGGCTGTGGATGCCGTAGCCGTTGCTGGCGAAGCCGCCGAGCACAAAGCCAGGCTGACCGGAAGCGATGATGAAGAGGATGGCGGCCCCGGCAATGCCCCCCAGGACCTGGACCACCCAGTACGGAACCAGGTCCCCCCAGGAGAAGCGGCCGGAGACCGCAAGACCCAGGGTCACGGCGGGATTGAGATGGCACCCCGAGATGGGGCCGATGGCGAAGGCCATGGTCAGAACCGTGAGGCCAAAGGCTAGGGAGACCCCGAGCAGTCCGATGCCCACCCCTGGAAAGGTGGCGGCCAGCACAGCACTGCCACAGCCTCCCAGAACCAGCCAGAGGGTCCCGAGGAATTCCACCAGGAGTCGATTGCGGAGCGGCATGATCCCTCCTCAGGAACAGGGTGTCCAGACATCAACATAGGAATTCGGGGCCCGATGGGAAGTCCATCATGAATGTCACTTGGTCCTTTCGTCCTTTTTCCGCCAGAATCAGGAGCTATGCCGCATCCGATGGACGCCTTCTTCGCCTTGCCCAAGGGCCGTATCTTCGCCTGCTTCCCGGGGGCCGAAGAGCGCCCGGGCCAGCGCCGCATGGCCGAGCTGGTCGCCGATGCCATCAACGAGGGTGAGGGCCGCTTCGGCGCCTGGCGCCGGGGCGGTGGCGAGCCCGAGGCCAAGCCCAACGCCGTGCTGCAGGCCATCGAGGCGGGCACGGGTACCGGCAAGTCCCTGGGCTACCTCATCCCCTCCCTGGCCTCGGGGCGCCATCCCGTCATCGTCACCACCCGGACCAAGCAGCTGCAGCGCCAGCTCATGGACGAGGACCTCCCACGGGTGCGTGGCATCCTTGGGCGCGAGGTGCGGGGTGTGCTGGCCAAGGGCCGCTCCAACTATCTCTGCCTGGCGGCCTGGGAGGAGCTGGAGAGCACGCCCCCAGCTGAGATGCAGGCCCGGGACCATGGGCTCTGGCTGGCCCTGCCACGCTGGGCCAAGGAGACCCTCAGCGGGGATCGGGAAGAGCTGGGACGGCATGGAGAAGGCGAGTCCGAGCTCTGGGACCGCCTCAACGCCCGGGCGGAGCGCTGCACCGGCAAGCAGTGCCGCCACTACGAGACCTGCTTCCTGACCCGTCTGCGCAAGGAGGTGGCCGAAGCCGACCTCATCATCGCCAACCACGCCCTGCTCCTGGCGGATCGGGTGCTGCGGGAATCCGCCTTCGGCCAGGTGCTGCCGGACGCCCCGGTGCTGGTGCTGGACGAGGCCCACGAGATCGAGGAGCAGCTCACGGAGAGCTGCTCGGAGGTCTGGTCCAGCCGGGCCATGTCCATGCTCTTCCGGGACCTGGAGTCCGAGTCCTTCAGAGAACCGGAAGGAGCGGCCCTCTCGGCCCAGCTCATCCCCTGGCAGGATGCCTGGAGCAGCCTCCTGGCCCAGGTGCCCCTGGACAGCTCGGTCTACGGCTTCGAGGACAACCGCCTGCCCCTCTCACCCATCGCCGATGCCGTGGGGGCCTGGGTCGAGGCCGGGCAGGCCTCCTGGCGGGAGGCCAAGCGCCTGGCTAGCCGCTCCACCGATCAGAGCCCCGAGAGCCTGACCTGGCGCAAGCTGGCGGAGCGCATCGGCCTGGCCTTCCAGCGCATGGAGCAGATCTTCGCCCAGCCCGAGGGCTGGGTCTCCACCATCACCCGGGAGGGCCCCCACACCGTGGTCTTCAAGTCCAACCCCGT
The sequence above is drawn from the uncultured Holophaga sp. genome and encodes:
- a CDS encoding ATP-dependent DNA helicase, with the protein product MPHPMDAFFALPKGRIFACFPGAEERPGQRRMAELVADAINEGEGRFGAWRRGGGEPEAKPNAVLQAIEAGTGTGKSLGYLIPSLASGRHPVIVTTRTKQLQRQLMDEDLPRVRGILGREVRGVLAKGRSNYLCLAAWEELESTPPAEMQARDHGLWLALPRWAKETLSGDREELGRHGEGESELWDRLNARAERCTGKQCRHYETCFLTRLRKEVAEADLIIANHALLLADRVLRESAFGQVLPDAPVLVLDEAHEIEEQLTESCSEVWSSRAMSMLFRDLESESFREPEGAALSAQLIPWQDAWSSLLAQVPLDSSVYGFEDNRLPLSPIADAVGAWVEAGQASWREAKRLASRSTDQSPESLTWRKLAERIGLAFQRMEQIFAQPEGWVSTITREGPHTVVFKSNPVDVKPFFHQHLRRGFETVILTSATLRDGKGFNGLRLRLGLSEEEAARSEHVESPFDFPNQGMLFIPPGIPERKPGRDGIGEPRWVEGSLEAMERLLVASRGRGLILFTSRKMLAAFRPRLESALPQMTFFVQGEGLTRHAMLERFRKTPNAVLLGLASFWQGVDLPGDVLSLVVVTALPFAPPDDPVLQARVREADAKQQGLGFIGIQVPQMTLKLKQGIGRLIRTRSDRGVVCILDPRLMLPHEDRLGKRYAAQVRAALPPFPITRDWGEVEGFLRSL